One Paenibacillus sp. FSL H7-0737 DNA segment encodes these proteins:
- a CDS encoding aspartyl-phosphate phosphatase Spo0E family protein, with product MTLYQGSSEKAYRRDYREDELFVTIESLRCELLEVAEQRSLSDHAVLELSERLDGYILLAQHKMMENLRSRKASATAYC from the coding sequence GTGACACTATATCAAGGTTCTTCCGAGAAAGCTTATAGAAGAGACTACAGAGAAGATGAGCTGTTTGTGACTATAGAGAGCCTTAGATGCGAATTGCTGGAAGTCGCGGAGCAACGGAGTCTTAGTGACCATGCTGTCCTAGAGCTAAGCGAGCGATTGGACGGTTATATTTTGCTGGCACAACATAAGATGATGGAGAACTTGCGCAGTCGCAAGGCAAGTGCAACAGCTTACTGCTGA
- a CDS encoding CidB/LrgB family autolysis modulator: protein MLNALLFFGLTVAVYLLAKRIYASTGKVYTSPLIITPVIMIIFLLITGITYDSYNAGGKWLTDLLQPATMAFAIPLHKNFKVLKKHAAEIAAGVLSGTIVAVISSILLAKWLHVSGDLAASLVPRSVTTPIAMSISQSIGGVPSITAVFVIITGILGTMMGPTVLRIFRIENEIARGVSLGTAAHGTGTSKAFELSSLTGTISSIAMILSALLSIGVAPALLAIFLH, encoded by the coding sequence ATGTTAAACGCTCTGCTATTTTTTGGCCTCACGGTCGCGGTGTATTTACTCGCGAAACGTATCTATGCTTCTACCGGTAAAGTCTACACCTCTCCATTAATCATCACACCAGTGATTATGATCATCTTTCTGCTTATAACAGGCATTACTTATGACTCATACAATGCGGGAGGAAAATGGCTGACGGATTTGCTGCAACCAGCAACCATGGCCTTTGCCATCCCTTTGCATAAGAACTTCAAGGTACTCAAAAAGCACGCCGCCGAAATTGCGGCAGGCGTGCTATCAGGGACGATAGTTGCGGTGATCTCTTCCATACTTCTCGCCAAATGGCTGCATGTTAGCGGCGATCTGGCAGCTAGTCTGGTCCCGCGTTCGGTAACTACACCGATCGCTATGAGCATCTCGCAAAGTATCGGCGGTGTACCGAGTATTACGGCAGTCTTCGTCATTATTACCGGGATACTTGGTACAATGATGGGCCCTACTGTACTTCGCATCTTCCGCATTGAGAATGAAATTGCGCGCGGTGTATCGCTGGGAACCGCTGCACATGGTACAGGAACATCCAAAGCCTTCGAGCTTAGTTCACTGACCGGAACCATCTCCAGTATTGCGATGATTCTGTCCGCGCTGTTATCTATAGGTGTGGCGCCAGCTTTGCTCGCGATATTCCTCCACTAG
- a CDS encoding CidA/LrgA family protein, protein MKKIVIGLLQVAGLMLFSLLINAVTPLLHIPIPGSILGMIILFLLLEFGVIRLNWVEVGASWLLAELLLFFIPSAIGVMKYANILETDGLRILAVVVLGTFVVMASSGLLTSRIYKAKERKESC, encoded by the coding sequence ATGAAAAAGATTGTTATAGGCTTGCTGCAGGTGGCGGGACTTATGTTATTCTCTTTACTTATCAATGCTGTGACCCCATTATTGCATATCCCTATTCCCGGAAGCATACTCGGAATGATTATATTGTTTCTCCTGCTTGAGTTCGGTGTCATTCGTCTGAATTGGGTAGAGGTTGGTGCTTCTTGGCTACTCGCCGAGCTCCTACTGTTCTTCATTCCATCTGCTATAGGTGTAATGAAATACGCTAATATTCTGGAAACGGATGGATTACGCATTCTTGCCGTTGTCGTCTTAGGCACATTTGTTGTGATGGCTAGTTCCGGATTACTTACCAGTAGAATTTATAAAGCGAAGGAGCGGAAAGAATCATGTTAA
- the cidR gene encoding cidABC operon transcriptional activator CidR — protein sequence MDIRQLEYFVQAARMKSFTRAAESLYITQPTISKMIRNMEVELEADLFYREGKSVRLTDAGEILFTKAQNIVESFASLSSELDNLRNLEQGHIRIGLPPMVGASFFPSVIGQFHKRYPQVTIRLHEDGAKKVEEDVETGLLDIGMVVLPVDTSKLHCFTFVEEKLNLILPMGHRLAEAELVPLSELAEEEFVLFREDFTLHDRIITECVKAGFQPKVIYESSQWDLISKMVAAGMGIALLPETICRDMDRSRLVVIPLTDPVIPWQIAMAWRRDRYLSFAAREWISFAKGLLRTVPK from the coding sequence ATGGATATCCGACAATTAGAATATTTCGTTCAAGCGGCACGAATGAAAAGCTTTACCAGAGCTGCTGAATCATTATATATAACACAGCCCACGATCAGTAAAATGATTCGGAATATGGAGGTCGAACTGGAGGCAGACTTGTTCTACCGTGAAGGGAAGAGTGTAAGGCTTACAGACGCAGGGGAAATTTTGTTCACCAAAGCGCAAAATATCGTGGAGTCTTTCGCTAGCTTGTCTTCCGAACTGGATAACTTACGGAATCTGGAGCAGGGCCACATCCGCATCGGCCTGCCTCCAATGGTAGGAGCGAGCTTTTTTCCATCGGTGATTGGTCAATTTCATAAACGTTATCCGCAGGTTACGATTCGTCTTCATGAGGATGGGGCCAAAAAAGTGGAGGAAGATGTAGAAACGGGACTGCTGGACATTGGAATGGTCGTATTGCCTGTAGATACATCCAAACTTCATTGTTTTACCTTTGTTGAAGAGAAGTTGAATCTTATTTTGCCTATGGGGCATCGGCTGGCCGAGGCAGAGTTAGTTCCACTAAGTGAACTGGCTGAAGAGGAGTTCGTGTTATTCCGGGAGGATTTCACGCTGCACGATCGGATTATTACGGAATGTGTAAAAGCTGGATTTCAGCCGAAGGTTATATATGAGAGTTCACAATGGGACTTGATCAGCAAGATGGTAGCTGCGGGAATGGGGATCGCATTATTGCCGGAAACCATTTGCCGTGACATGGATCGCTCGCGATTGGTAGTCATTCCTTTGACAGATCCGGTGATTCCTTGGCAGATCGCTATGGCATGGCGTAGAGACCGTTATTTATCTTTTGCAGCACGTGAATGGATTTCTTTTGCAAAGGGACTATTGAGAACAGTACCCAAATGA
- a CDS encoding helicase C-terminal domain-containing protein, with protein sequence MDHTVTLSVRTLVEYVFRSGSIEPGFHGTSSMVEGTRIHQKIQKQYKEGDRKEVYLKTEIPYGSLLYIVDGRCDGLLVSEDGSLIVEEIKSTSGLLDMLEEGHDVHWAQALMYAYMVSLEQELSSIQVKLTYVHRATDEQKSLYRTLSLDELISFANDTVARYAPYAEMMVRHDAKKEQSLRELQFPFPSYRKGQRHFAGAVYKSIVEKVSLFAQAPTGIGKTMSTLFPVLKAMGEGQAKGLFYLTAKTVTRFAAQEAISLLLTQGLQLHVITLTAKEKTCFHDEGICGKDFCPYAEGYYDRINDAVMDLLEHETLVSRDTLALYAHKHKVCPFEFSLDAAYACDAVICDYNYIYDPRISLKRLTEERKRETVLLVDEAHNLVDRGREMFSASLLKAPFLEIQRQYKEVNRNLSTAAKSVNAFFISLRKICNEEGQGQWASFPEELPALLEIFSLEAEQELIHPSASIVPQNGEGENVLLDTYFSVQGMLRTFKTYDERYITYAEVRRGDVYLKLFNLDPSHLLRQMSKSFRSQILFSATLSPLSYYRDMIGAVEEDYSLTVSSPFQKEQWEVTVLPVSTRYHDREASLIPLTQALNQMVSKKGNYLVFFPSYLYLQNVYQAFTENYPEVRTLIQDTGMSEQARESFLAAFSPDNDETLLGFAVLGGIFSEGVDLPGDRLNGVMVVGVGLPQLGLERNLLRQYFNARGKNGFDYAYVYPGMCKVLQAGGRLIRSETDTGIIVLADDRFLQSPYMHLLPEEWRDYLIRS encoded by the coding sequence TTGGATCATACTGTAACCCTATCCGTTAGAACTCTCGTCGAGTATGTTTTTCGCAGCGGTAGTATTGAGCCTGGATTTCATGGTACTTCCTCTATGGTTGAAGGAACACGAATTCATCAGAAAATCCAAAAGCAATATAAGGAAGGCGACCGCAAGGAGGTCTATCTGAAAACAGAGATCCCTTATGGTAGCTTACTCTATATAGTAGATGGGCGCTGTGATGGACTGCTTGTTTCGGAGGATGGGAGCCTAATCGTCGAAGAAATCAAATCAACCTCCGGACTGCTGGATATGCTGGAAGAGGGACATGATGTTCATTGGGCTCAGGCGCTGATGTACGCATATATGGTATCGCTGGAGCAGGAGCTTTCTTCTATTCAAGTAAAGCTTACCTATGTCCACCGGGCTACTGATGAGCAAAAAAGCTTGTACCGAACGTTGTCTTTAGATGAACTGATCTCATTTGCTAATGATACCGTAGCCAGATATGCTCCGTACGCTGAGATGATGGTTCGTCATGATGCTAAGAAAGAGCAGAGCCTTCGAGAGTTACAATTCCCGTTTCCTTCTTATCGAAAGGGACAACGGCATTTTGCCGGAGCGGTGTACAAATCCATCGTAGAAAAGGTCAGTCTGTTCGCTCAGGCGCCCACAGGTATTGGGAAAACAATGTCAACGCTGTTCCCGGTCCTTAAAGCAATGGGCGAAGGACAAGCTAAAGGATTGTTCTATTTAACGGCTAAGACGGTTACCCGTTTTGCCGCACAGGAAGCAATCTCGCTACTGCTGACGCAGGGACTCCAGCTGCATGTCATCACACTTACTGCTAAAGAGAAGACCTGTTTTCATGATGAAGGGATTTGCGGTAAGGATTTCTGTCCCTATGCGGAAGGCTATTATGATCGGATTAATGATGCGGTAATGGATCTGTTAGAGCATGAAACGCTGGTGAGCAGAGACACCCTAGCACTGTATGCTCACAAACATAAAGTGTGCCCGTTTGAGTTCTCGCTGGATGCAGCCTATGCCTGTGATGCGGTGATCTGCGATTACAATTATATATATGATCCTCGGATCAGCCTGAAACGGCTAACAGAGGAGAGAAAGAGAGAAACGGTGCTTCTGGTAGATGAAGCACATAATCTGGTAGACCGGGGACGAGAGATGTTCTCTGCCTCTTTGCTGAAGGCCCCCTTTCTAGAAATCCAGCGTCAGTACAAGGAAGTAAACCGTAATTTGAGTACTGCAGCTAAATCGGTGAATGCTTTTTTTATCTCCCTTCGCAAAATTTGTAATGAAGAGGGGCAAGGGCAGTGGGCTTCGTTCCCGGAGGAGTTGCCAGCCTTGCTTGAGATATTTTCTTTGGAGGCGGAACAGGAACTTATTCACCCGAGCGCCAGCATTGTTCCTCAGAATGGAGAAGGAGAGAATGTTCTTCTGGATACCTATTTTTCAGTTCAAGGGATGCTTCGCACCTTTAAGACCTATGATGAACGCTACATAACCTATGCTGAGGTTCGGCGCGGCGATGTGTACTTGAAGTTATTTAATTTGGATCCATCGCATTTACTCCGACAAATGTCTAAGAGCTTTCGAAGCCAGATTCTGTTCTCTGCTACGCTTTCTCCATTATCGTACTATCGGGATATGATTGGTGCGGTGGAGGAAGATTACAGTTTAACGGTCTCATCTCCTTTTCAGAAGGAGCAATGGGAAGTGACCGTGCTGCCTGTCTCCACACGTTATCATGACCGGGAAGCTTCCCTCATCCCGTTAACTCAGGCATTGAATCAAATGGTTTCAAAGAAGGGCAATTATCTGGTTTTTTTTCCTTCATATCTCTATTTACAAAACGTATATCAGGCCTTTACGGAGAATTACCCCGAAGTACGGACTTTGATACAGGATACAGGCATGAGTGAGCAGGCTAGAGAAAGTTTTTTAGCAGCATTTAGTCCAGATAATGACGAGACGCTGTTAGGATTTGCTGTACTCGGAGGGATCTTTTCGGAAGGTGTAGATCTGCCAGGAGACCGTCTCAACGGGGTAATGGTTGTTGGAGTTGGCCTACCACAGCTTGGTCTTGAGCGTAATCTACTGCGTCAGTATTTTAATGCCAGAGGTAAAAATGGCTTTGATTATGCTTATGTCTACCCAGGAATGTGCAAGGTATTGCAAGCTGGAGGCAGACTGATTCGAAGTGAGACAGATACAGGCATTATTGTGCTTGCGGATGATCGCTTTTTGCAGAGTCCTTACATGCATTTGCTTCCCGAAGAATGGAGAGATTATCTTATCCGCTCATAA
- a CDS encoding Gfo/Idh/MocA family protein: protein MTLKVGIVGTGWFSKVHADLLAEMDNVRLQAVCGSSKAKGEDMARPYDAAGYGDITEMLDAEKLDAVYICVPPQSHGAIERSLIKRDIPFFIEKPLSMTTEIPASLLQDIKEHNLLTSVGYHFRYQENIKRLKETLRGDKVGMIMGQWMGGMPGVAWWRDQKQSGGQFTEQTTHIVDLVRYLAGEVKEVYGMFGNRIMHEQHEGVSVADVGTVSLKLENGIVANISNTCVLPDEVGSVGLSFYNDRGLLDWNPDRLLEVRSGNSTEFANTGNPYLVESEAFIHAVRTGDRSRILCDYEDGYNTLKVTCAAYDSAQSGLPVKF, encoded by the coding sequence ATGACATTAAAAGTGGGTATTGTGGGTACGGGTTGGTTCTCTAAGGTACATGCTGATTTACTAGCAGAGATGGATAATGTCCGTTTGCAAGCGGTCTGCGGAAGCAGTAAGGCTAAAGGCGAAGATATGGCACGTCCATACGATGCTGCTGGATATGGTGATATTACGGAGATGCTGGATGCGGAGAAGCTCGATGCTGTTTATATTTGTGTGCCTCCACAATCTCATGGCGCGATCGAACGATCATTAATCAAGAGGGATATTCCCTTTTTTATAGAAAAACCGCTTAGTATGACTACTGAAATTCCCGCAAGCCTACTTCAGGATATCAAAGAACATAATTTGTTAACCTCGGTAGGATATCATTTCCGCTATCAGGAGAACATTAAACGTCTGAAAGAAACTTTGCGTGGTGACAAAGTCGGTATGATTATGGGGCAATGGATGGGCGGCATGCCAGGCGTAGCTTGGTGGCGTGATCAGAAGCAATCCGGAGGACAATTCACAGAGCAGACTACACATATCGTTGATTTGGTGCGCTATCTAGCCGGAGAAGTAAAGGAAGTTTACGGCATGTTCGGAAACCGGATTATGCATGAGCAGCATGAAGGTGTGAGCGTGGCAGATGTAGGTACCGTATCCCTGAAGCTTGAAAATGGAATTGTTGCTAATATTTCAAATACATGCGTTTTACCTGATGAGGTGGGAAGTGTAGGTCTTAGCTTCTATAATGATCGGGGACTTTTGGACTGGAACCCGGATCGTCTCTTGGAAGTGAGAAGCGGCAATAGCACCGAATTTGCGAATACAGGAAACCCATATTTAGTAGAAAGTGAAGCCTTCATACATGCTGTACGGACGGGGGATCGCTCGCGCATTTTATGCGATTATGAGGATGGATACAATACCCTAAAAGTCACCTGTGCGGCCTATGATTCAGCGCAAAGCGGATTGCCTGTTAAGTTCTAA